The Diachasmimorpha longicaudata isolate KC_UGA_2023 chromosome 2, iyDiaLong2, whole genome shotgun sequence genome segment aaaatcaatgtccAACGTTGGTGACCAGTgagaaattatatttcataaatttggGATAAACGGTGAATGGCTGTGCATAATGAcaagtaaataataatatgtAATATCTTATTCATAGGTCACGGCTATCATTGCAtatattttcctgaaaatttctttcttgTTCCTCCATATCCATAATGGTCTTGAGTTTTGTGTAGAAGTTGTATTGTCAAATATTATTCACAGTGATGAATTCATAAAGTTTTCCATCATTGAAATCGCAACTCAGTAATCCGATCCTATATTGTCTACTTTCGGGAGCGTTCTAGTTGCATTCTGTTTATCCCTCGTAGCATTACAAATGAGTGTGCAAATCTCCCACTGAATTATGCAAATTCCATCGTGGACATGAACGAAACTCTCTTCTCCCACAATAGTATTGCAGTAAGTAGTATTTACTTATTAACGAGTCAGACATTTTAATGCAATGTCAATTCCGTCTCAACCTTTTCTATCAGTGTTATTGCCGAGtgtattttatatttcacATAGTAGAGCAAAACTTGTTCACAAATATGATATAATGATATTCATATGAATCATTTGGCTAAACAGCCATTCAGGGTTTCTTCAACTGGCCCCAAAAATGCTCCCAGAATCTTCACAAAAATGTCAACCGGGCGGGGTCCCATCTTTAGACCCTCGTTACTAATTTCTAGATGACGTCCTTCCACTCCTGACTCCGCccattgaatattcataacTTCCTCCTCAGTGACATTGGGTGTTGGATTGCTGCAATAATAATATGAAACCTTCATCAAAAGCAATTGCAGCGAATTATAAACTATATCTTCCGGAGAATTTCCtaattctaattatttttcttagcACTATAGACGAAAAGTTCACATAAAGAACATTCAACTGAATTAATTCTGAACAAACGACAAACTGTActggattttgaaaattattccaacaTCACGTTCCTGTAAACAGCTACCCTATACTTAAACCAATTATTTCATCTGCCTCTTATGACATTTACCCGAATTTAGCGAAATTCGTCCACAACCTGACTAATCTCCGTCGTTGAACAGCAATATCACTAGTAGGATCgagtgattgatttttttctgacatcCAAAATAGATGAGCGAGATCGTCTGAATGGGCTGTTCCtatcataaaattaaatgaaatattattccattccaatttttctacaataaCCGATTCCCTCACATATCGGCTACGAACCATTTATTGGGAATCCCTCAATTTTGTGCAATGCCGCATCATAGTCAAAAGAATTCCGATAATAATAAACCGGCGCTTTTCCTTGACTCAAATACTGCTGGGTGCGATCAATGCCAGCGATAAACCACAGATCACTACTAATCTGgaagataaataaatcatcacACATATGGCCATTTAATCGAACGTAAATTTCGTGTAATACTTACGGCAATACTTTGAGCAATGATATCCGGGCTGACAACATCAAAAATTGATGAGTTTCCAGTTGCCGATCGGTGGAAATCAATGACTTTGCTTATAATAGCTGAAAGATAACTTAAGAGGTACAACAGTCTCGGGATAACTTTATTTATGTACTTGTGAAAACTTAATTgaaagataagtcaacttatctcctgtttttcacgttttttggAACTTTTaagaatattattaattatttaaatagctTACATGGAGCAAGATAGATTGTTTCCGAACTGACCATGCCCAGCATATGCGGTAAATCCacataattatttgatttataCCTGTGAATTGGGCATTCAGTGATGAAAGCATGTTCACTACTAAAGTCCCTATTTTCCACTGTCGGTATAAAACCCATGTCGATCTGTAATGAAATATCTCGATCGTCATATTAATTGTTAACATTCCTTGATCAGTTGAGCTGAAAATATTCAGAACTATTGATGAAGTTACCCCGGTAATCGATCGAAACGTCGCCATCACCAAGTCTTCAGCAGGTACATCATACAAATCTCGTAGGAGATCCTCCACATTCGTTGTCGTTAAATTTAATTCTTTACCCAGAGCAATCGCTTTAGAAAGGGCATTGCTCGATGTTGCAAAGCCCCAAGGATTTAATGGCGAACCACTCATGGCGATGGACCCCCTGAACAGTCCTGGGATGAGGGTGTGATGTCTCATGAGTGTTTAAGAGTTAGCTGATGCCTTGATGAAATTCATTGTCCTTCTAGTCATTTCCTTACCTGCTGATTGATCCGATACTTTGTGAAGCTCAACAGCTGCCCCACCAGCACTGTGTCCAAATATTGTAACTTTCGCTGGATCACCACCAaaattttgtatatttttctGCACCCACTTCAGGGCCAACACTTGATCCTTCAGTCCAGCATTGCCACTGGCATTTGGATGGTTGAGAGACAGAAATCCTAAGTAAAGGAATGAATCATTTTCATTAACTGcgatattaaaaattccaaattagTGGTACGAACCTAGTGCACCGAGACGATAATTCATGGCAACTATAACAAcgttatcttcaattaaaaaatcaggacCAAAAACAGAACTGTTAATAGATCCCTCGTAAAAGCCACCACCGTGTATCCATACCATTACCGCTGATAATTCTCCATCGgtggaattgaattttgtctGAAACGTTATTACAATCCCCTGGTTCATTATGCAACATTTTCATCGTTACTGGGTGCATCGAAGTGcggatttttcgataatttgGGGCCACATTCAGGGAATTTGACagatgatattattaattaggtGGAATCATGACATATTGAAATTAAGATGAACACCAGCTACTTTATCACAATCGACTTTTCAGTCTAATATCGGAAATGGTTGAAGTGAATGGTATGTTTTATTCATCGGCACTTGGTGACACTGGCTAATGTCAAATAATTCTGAATGTTGTATCAAAGAAACATCAAAGTCATTATCCACTAGTCAGCTAGCAGAAATTCTTTATGAAAGAAGCTAGGATTTTCAGATTTGCTTTTGAATAGATTATTCGCAActctgaataattaaattcctcaCCTTTGGCGTGTAGACATTGAGATAGAGACAGTCTTCATTACCGGTTGAATGTCCAGTTCCCGAGGTAAATTGAGGACAACGTTCCGGGTCAGATGTAGCATCCACAGTGGTATCCCAACTATCTGCTTCAATCGGAGCCTGGAAATTATTcgaatattgatatttttccatcGATCAACTGCCTCTTGGAGCGATCAACTACGTGTGTTTCAACCTGAAGCCTCcctttaaaacatttttttaaataaattaaatatcacCTTAAATCTTAAATATCCAAGTGGTGGTTTGCCGTAGGGAATCCCTTTGAACGCCGAATATTCCACCGAATTTTGAACCGTTTTTAGCAACACACCGCGCACATATCCCTTGTCCGTGAGAACAATTTCTGTAAATCTCTGCTCCCCACGTGTTTCTAGTATGAACAATGTTGTAATTATGACGATCAGTGGAATAATCCGTTCCATGGTAGTTCGCAGTTCTGC includes the following:
- the LOC135171414 gene encoding juvenile hormone esterase-like is translated as MERIIPLIVIITTLFILETRGEQRFTEIVLTDKGYVRGVLLKTVQNSVEYSAFKGIPYGKPPLGYLRFKAPIEADSWDTTVDATSDPERCPQFTSGTGHSTGNEDCLYLNVYTPKTKFNSTDGELSAVMVWIHGGGFYEGSINSSVFGPDFLIEDNVVIVAMNYRLGALGFLSLNHPNASGNAGLKDQVLALKWVQKNIQNFGGDPAKVTIFGHSAGGAAVELHKVSDQSAGLFRGSIAMSGSPLNPWGFATSSNALSKAIALGKELNLTTTNVEDLLRDLYDVPAEDLVMATFRSITGIDMGFIPTVENRDFSSEHAFITECPIHRYKSNNYVDLPHMLGMVSSETIYLAPSIISKVIDFHRSATGNSSIFDVVSPDIIAQSIAISSDLWFIAGIDRTQQYLSQGKAPVYYYRNSFDYDAALHKIEGFPINGTAHSDDLAHLFWMSEKNQSLDPTSDIAVQRRRLVRLWTNFAKFGNPTPNVTEEEVMNIQWAESGVEGRHLEISNEGLKMGPRPVDIFVKILGAFLGPVEETLNGCLAK